TTAAATTTTCGAATCTATcttaaacaattaattgaatCTAACATTGTGTAGTTAATAATAACGATCGGAGaaagtattttattaaaatatttaagaatttacttattattattatttttttaaaaaaataacaaaactcACGGTTTTTTAAGACAAACAAtttcacaaaaatataaatacaaaacatattatatttaaaattagttttatCCTAACATATGATTATAAAAAcattataaaaattaacaataacaaacaaaataaacatataacatTATCGTTGTTCATAATTAGTGGATagagtattttttaaaaaaaatttattcaagataaaaaaaaattataatcaaacatatatcaataattaaaaaaaatctattttttaaaaaataattttaaaaaatcaattttttttaacgtttttttgtaaaatttaaaaaaaatccaaacaaacatatgtcaataattaataaaactgCAAGTCATTCTTTACCGTAATATGGTTTTTCAATAACatcacaaattatttttttaaaaaaaagtaatcaaGTCACGCTTAATCAATTGGCGTGActtgttttttcttaaaaaaaattaagcaaatCACGCTCAATTAATTGGCGTGActtgctttaatttttttttaattaagcaaGTCACGTCCAACTAATTGACGTGACttgcttttaaattttttttaaaatttgcaagTCACGCAAATTATTTTGGCGTGActtgctttaattttttttaaaaaaaaattaaagcaagTCACGCCCAATTAACTGGGCGTGActtgctttatttttttttcacaacaatTAATTGCCGTGActtgctttaaaatttttttaaaaaaaaaatttaaataagtcACGTTCAATTAAttggcgtgacttgcttttatattttttttttgaagaaattgaAGCAAGTCACGCCCAATTAATTAGCGTGACTTActtttaaaaaacttttaagCAAGTTCAGACATATCATTggattaaattcttaaacaaataacaataataatgataagcttatatcataataaatgatttttaaatatctttataaaaattaataataattaaatttgcaaaaaaattaaatcaacataacatataaattatattttaacataaataataatttttctataaatttaatacttaaataattaaattaaaatgtttcttaacatttttttatcacagaaaataaatatatgtctctcaaatcatgtcatataactttcattttttaaaaaaatatatataatgcaaGTCACACCAACTCATTTGGCGTGacttgtattaaaaaaaatattatgcagCTTTAATATTGCATGTGCTTGTTACAGTCTTTGcctttaatgcatgtgattagGCGTGGAATAATTAAAGCAACTCacgtattattatatttttttgaaaaaaacgaAAATGTAAGTCAaggttcaaaaaaaaattattaaacaagTCATGCCATTTgagatggcgtgacttgcttttttttaaaaaaaaatattaagtaaGTCACGCCTTCTCAGATGACGTGacttgcatttaaaaaaaaaaaaaagtaagtcACGCCTCTTGAAGAGGCGTGACACGTTAATTTTACAagtcattttttctttattttaatttattaaactattaTAGAATTTTGTGTAAACGGTTAAAAAGCTCGAGAATTTTGctcgtttaattttttttattaaattaatagtTATTTGTCAGAAGTGAAATTTATTCTTCGACAAAGTTAATCcatttttatcaaattataattatttcctTGCTTCCATCAAATCACCCGTCATCGCTTACACGATACATTGTACAAGTACTGTTTCCAGGAAGAAAATGTGAGATTTGGAAGGTAGGGACTAGTAGAAATTAAAGAttaaaataagataaatatagaaattatatatatatatatatatatNNNNNNNNNNNNNNNNNNNNNNNNNNNNNNNNNNNNNNNNNNNNNNNNNNNNNNNNNNtatatatatatatatatatatgcatttattaatttattcagTATCCAAATCTAGTTTTTTTTCCTTATAAAATAACGGGTAATTAACCAAATAACAAtggtaaaatatttaattttttttaaaaaaaatgcaattttgtTCATATATGTTTATTTCTATACAATTTTGATACTTTATACCGTCCGCTTTCAGTTTTAGTCATGtacatttcaattttagttatttatttcAAGAAGTTTTGATATGACAATGCAAACATAGGTGTTATGTCGAAGCCAGGTAGGCTCTGCATTGATGCAGTATCGATCCTAACAATTTGTGGGCATGAATCTAACTTTAAAAAAACGTTCATAAATCTTAATGTGTgttcataatatatttatattaatatatttatattagattaatttatattattatataatatgtctttttaaaaaaattatgtggaCTTTAAAAAAATGGACCTGACTAGTCATATCACCCCAGCCCTTGCATTGACATTGATGATACATCAGTACACTTTCTTTGCGCAACAGTACGTACGACAGCAATGGTAGTTGAAGTCCATTGTCTTGTCGTGTAGGGAATTGGCTCCATCGATGTGTGCTATGCTACCAGTACTGCATATCCACACACACGTTTCACTAACCAGTCAGCTGCCACTATTTCTGTATCTCTTCAACCCCCGCTGCGATTTTCTCTTCATTACTCactatatatagatatagatatataatatataaaagtaaCGTGTGTgcgaaaattaaaagaaaacttAGAAAAACTAcgtcttttaaaatatttttttgacttCTGAATATAATATACATATGGGTTCGGAGGATGGAGGAAAAAGTGGATCAGTGTCATCGGTCAACAAAGGTGCTTGGACAGCCGAAGAGGATAGAAAACTATCTTACTACATAGAGAAACATGGCCCCAAGAAGTGGAAATCAGTGGCTAACAAATCAGGTTGGATTATTGTAATTTGATTTCGAAAAATATTACAGATCGatatacaaattattattattattattttttatccttGATTTGTAGGTTTGAATAGGTGCGGAAAAAGTTGCAGGTTAAGATGGTTGAACTATCTGAAACCTGATATTAAGAGAGGCAATATCTCTGATGCAGAAGATGATTTGATACTTAGACTTCACAGGCTTTTAGGAAATAGGTATGTTTATAATAATCAGAATAGCTAGTATGATTTTCTTTTCATGTAATTTGATTGATTCATTTGTAAAAATGTAGGTGGTCTTTGATTGCTCGAAGAATTCCAGGCAGAACAGATAATGAAATAAAGAATTACTGGAATTCTCATTTGAGTAAGAAAGCGAAATTAATGGAGAAATTACCAGCTTTACCGATAACGCACTCGTGCTTGGGGAATGATCAGAATTCAATGGAGAGTTGTTGTGATCATGCGCGGGATGAAGAAGAAACCTGCAGTGGATCATGTGAACCATCCGTTGAAGGAACATGCGGGTTGGAATGGGTCAAATTTATTCTTGAACTCGAGGGAGATGCGTAATTTTTGTTCTTGGATGTACAATATGTGATGGCTATTggatattatataaattatgaaaattggtCGTGACCATGTTCTCTGTCTGGAGTAAGTCTTTACGATATCACCAATaattattcgtgagacggatcaatcatatttatatttacaataaaaattaatatatttgacttaaaaagtaatattttttcgtgagtGACCtatatagaatatctgtttcacaaaattgacccatgagaccgtctcacatgagtttttgtgctcTATCTGTATGAATATTACTGATTTTTTTCATGttaaaatattctaaaattaaaaattaattaacaaaatcaaattttaaaaacttaattaattaacccaTATATCTATGTTTTCAAGACCAAAACTTATATAAGAATTATGATGagataatatatatgtatatagaaTGTTATTCAaactataaatattattaatcacactccaatttgaaattttaaatttataaattggcTACACTACCTTTTATCACATTTATTAatgcttaaatattaataaatgcACTAAATGAAAACTCTAGGAAATATTTTtgcattttatttatataattgcataacatggatattttttctcaatttaatatcCTTAATTTGTTCTCTctctaaaatatgattttttttttgtgttcatataaatatttgtaCTTGTTATATTACATGATAATACATTCAATGCTtatcttattaaaattttattttaatatgaaataatttaatttaaattattttgaaaaaaatcttaatttacTTTTTATAAGCTCTTGTCCAATAATTTCAATACATTTTAGGATAAAAATAgaataatatttctaaaataattactatgattCATTATAAATTAAAGTTAGaattaacaaatttaaaatttaaaaattaatatataaaagagaatatattaaattaaatataaaaaatcacacggacataaaaaaaatcagaaaaattaacatgtttctaaaaaaaatttaggtgtatttatatttaaaaattaaatatataaaaatcaagttaagaaataaaaaattggaTTAAAGTGTGATTagtaaaattcgaaatataaaTAACATTTGACGGACAACTTCGATTTCATATTATGTTTGGGTTCAGATATGTTGCGGCGATTTTCGTTTACACCCAGATAGAATCTCCGTAATTTTTTTCCCCAGTTCCCAAAAATGGGTACCCGGAAATCTTCACCGGGTCTAGAGGATGCTAAACCAGAGATCCGCCGCTATCTCGCCGCAGCTGTGTATTTTCTCGAGCACCGCAACTTCGCCGACTGCCGCTCGTACGCCTTACGCGCGAAGGAATGGGAACCGACTCACCCCGGCCCGACCAAAATCCTTTCCATAGCTTCCGTCCTCTCCGTACCTAAAATCACACCAACACTGTCCGATTACTACACTATTTTCAATCTCCCCCGCTTCGAGTCCGACGCTGAACAAATTGGGTCCAGCTTCAAAACCCTAAAATCCCTTTTGGACCCGAATGTGAACACGTACCCGAATTCTTCCGAAGCTTTTGAGGTTGTTCTCAAGGGGTGGTCCGTGCTATCAAACCCTTTGGAAAAGGCTCGATTCGATGGAGAGTTGATGAGGAATTTGAGTGGCTGTCCCTCTGAAAGTGGTGGTGATACATTTTGGACAGTGTGCCCGTACTGCTATTACGTGTACCAGTATGAGAGGGTTTTTGAGGAGTGCTGTTTGAGGTGTACGAATGGGAGCTGTGGAAGAGGGTTTCACGCGGTGGCGGTGGGAGCGCCACCAGAGGAGTTGGTGGAGAAGGGGCATTACTGGTGTCCGGGGTTTATGCCACTAGAGTTGCGTAAAACCAATGGAGATACTCCGTGGTCACCATTTGGGTACACGATTCGAGGAAGCAATGTTAATAAATGTAATACTGAGGGAACTGTGAGTACTACTTGTGAAGCTAAAGAAGTAGAAGATAACGAATTTCAGCATCGTGGTCAAGGTAAAAAGATGAGATGTGGAGGTGAAGCTAGTAGTGGTGGGTTCATGAGTAAATGTACGGATACTAAGGCTGGAAAATTGGGAAGTTGTGGCGGTAGTAGGCAGCCGGATGTTGCGAAGGAGACAACGGGATGTAGGAGAAAATCTGTGGCATGGATTTCAAAGAAGTTGATGGGGAAAGGCTATAGAATTGATAGTAATGTTACTCATTCCATGAAAGATGTTGGTGAAGAGTGGGATTCACATGTGAGAGGGAATGAGGATTTCGAGACTGGTTTCGGAGATGTGACGAATAAGGATGTTGGGGGTGGATTGGAGTTTTTCAAAGGGGATGATGATGTGTTGGTTGGTATACAGGGTGattttgattttggaattgaAGAGGACTTGTGAGCATATTACTGAATAGATTTAATAGATTGTAGATTTGTGTGATTTTGTTTAGATGATTCGAAGTGGTAGGACAGTTAGAGCAGTGAAGGCTTACTGCTTCTTTGAAGAACATTGTTTATTTGGGTTCATCTCATCTATGCAGAAGTTTACACTATCAGTCTATCAtggctttatttatttatttatttatttattacctTTGCTTTTCAAACTATATtctacaataatttaaaatatggaaCTTTACTCACAATCACAACCCTTTCAAATCCTGTATATAGAACTCTACAACGAGAACTGTTGATCCCACCTATAAATTAAGTAATTCTTTTATGTAATTAAACGATTAAGTTAATGTTGGTTTATTTCTTGGAATTTATTAGTGGTTTTCTTGTCTCTCCATATTCACTTTAAATAGCGCGCACAAATTGAAAGGAACTACATGTTCGAAGtgtttgtataaaaatatgCAACATAAGTTACCAGTGCGCACACAGCCAAGTATCTCACATGGATTACACCCGAAGTTGTCGTCATGATTAAAGATCTTAAGGAAAATCAATCAACTCTCAGTTTTCTTCGACAGACAGGGctatgaaaacaaaacaaagaaaagtTCGAAAACAATCAGGAAGTTGGTACTCATTGATAATCAGGTATGCAATTTATATTTTGTTCCGCCCAAGCATCATAATATCGTCAATTATATGAGAATGTGACTCTGTTAAAGTAAGCCTTATTGTCGGCCATTATTTCATAATGTTTAAAAATCTAATGCTTCGCTAACGCTGTGAAAACGTATGCAAATATCATTAGTTTTGTCAAGAAAGTTCAACCACTTCATTCTTTCCCGCGAAGTGGCGGCACAACTGGACAGAAAACAGAAATTGTCCTCATGAGTGAACTGTTATTGATAAACCATGGCTAAATGCAACAAAAAAGTCTTATTCTTTACTATTGTGTTACATATATTTTCTACTACAGAATTTTAATGGCTAAACATTTCTACAGGTATGAGATCACAAATTTAGCTCTCAATGAAGGCcaatcgaagaaaaaaagagaggGTCAAGCACTTCTTGTGGCTATCTGCGACGTTGGAATGAAAACATAcaacatttatatttataaatatcgTCATCTCTTTGTAGCGCTCTCACGCTTCCAAATAATAACTATCATTTCTGCTTTCAATGTTAGACGTTTCCCAATTGAAATCTACTCCAACGACAACTACATACGTTTTTCTCGTTCCACCAACCTCTGCAGCAGATGAAATGACCACATGGTAAGTTTACTTTTAATATCTCTTCATCGTGTGCATCACATGATTCGCATCTAATCACCCGAatattttaagttaaaaaaCTTTTACAACTAATGCGTGCtgctaaaaaaaattgttctttCAACTCATCTATGTGGTATGATGCATGCAATCACTGTTTCACAGCAGCCGCAAAATCAACAAGTGGAGTGTCTTGCTTTAACCGTCCAAAATTACCCATTGATATTAGTTCCAAGGTTCTAATTAGCTCCACTTCGAATCTCTATTAAATAAATCCTAATGACTATGTATAATGGAGCGAATATTACATACCCTCCTACGTATAGACTTACTAAGTTAATTGAAGATGATACTGAAGTCGCAAGGGTAATTATGTTTGAAGATGTAGTTGCAATGTTCATTGGTCATCCTGTTGAAGAATATATCAAAATCCGCAGTCAAGTAGGCAACATTATATATAGATTCAAATGAACTGTCTAATACtcatttggaattttttttttttttttaaaaaaaaaaaccaagtcCACGTTCCTCCAAGAATATTCAAACAACTCCATGTCCCATTTCATTCAAAATTCCAACATTAACATTATTTCAAACGGAGATGAAAGCCGAAGGACTCAGATAAAACAATCAAAACCAACAAGCATACTGGGAACAAGGCCAAGGCCCTTGCACtggaaaataaacaaaatttggcCGACGAACTCGAGATATTATTTGTTCACTAGAAGGAAACAAGAGGGAAAACATTTTTTCATAAGAATAAACTAACATTAGGATACATGAACATGATGGCAACCATAACATCCATATGATGCCTCTAAATTCATTTGCATCGGATAAATTATTTTCTGACAAAAAACCAATCTCGTATCTGATGTTAATAAATTCCATAAAAAGAAGCAAATTAACTCATACATAAACATTGCGAATTAAATTTAGTGGTGACTGGTAATTGCATGGAAACGAAACGAAAAAGGTCGAATGTGAGCTACCTCGAAACAAAGAGCGATCAGAGCAAATACCCGTGAACGAGAGAAAGTTAAGGAAGAGAAAAGGAAAGTTGTTGAGTGTCAAAAGATCCAGATTCGACATATCTCAATCCAAAAGTTAGCTTAAGAAGAAGTTATCTAAGTCTAGATATATACAACTCCAAAAatgttaattataatttaagtacactagttaaaaaaaagaaaatttaaaaattaagtagacttttttatataaaataaaaaggtaTGATTGAAATGAGTCATTAGTttgaagaataaaaaataaaaactaaataaaagaaagaaaaaaaaatgatagatgatttaccaaaaattttaatttaaaaaaaatgatgttttattttaaaattttaaatttaaaaatgacgtttttattttttaaaatattataatgcgAGTGAGTGGTCAAAAGTCAAAACAACACAGTGTGTGAGTGTATTTGACCAGAAACGACCACCGTAGGAAGAGGGTAAAAGCGGCGGCGGGGAGGTTTGGATAAAATCTTTTTTTGGCGTATATATTGTAGATAAACACACAGCACTGCACTCGCGGGAGGAAGATGAAGTGGAGGGATTCTCGGGTGTTTGCCTTTCCCAATTGCAACAGAATTTATCAGCTCCACCGTTTTCGCTTCGCTACTTTCCTCCGCAAAGTACAACCCGCCCAAGCGCGAGTGTCCGCCGGAGGTGCTCGCAATGGCAGCAGCTCGCAAGGTTCAACTGAATTTCATGTTTCTACTGTTGCTCGATTAATTTCTTACCTCACGATGTTAAATGCAATGGTGAACGGTTGGTAGGAAATACTAAAGCTTGTTTTGTTATCTGAAACTGTTTTTGATTTAGTTTTTCTTGTATGtaatgtatttattttatcaCTTCTGCAGCAATAACGATTGTGATAGTGATAGGGGAAGAAAGATTGTatattctttattattattgtttgaaCGACAAAGAAAGTTGATTTTGTACTAGATGAAGACAATTAGTTACTAGACTCTCAGGTGGAGACTTCTCTGCTCGAGAAGCTAAATAACCCAACCAATGCAACTGTTTCCGAAGTTGGTGGATGTATATCCGTTTCCAATTCCCAGGCTCTGGTTACTTCAAACATAAGTGCTGGAAGCAATAATAACCTTTATGACACAACAATTGAAAGATTTGAAACGTAGTGTATGGGATATTGTGCTTTAAAAGGATTGAATTGCACTTGGTAGATCCTATAACTTGTGTTAGAGTTAAGGCCTCGTATTCAATTAACATAGTTGCAAGTTGGTTTAGTTGTTGGTTGTTGGGTTGCAAACAACAATGTCGTTTGCTTTATAACAATAAAAACATGGTGCTTGAAATGTTGTAGGGTTTTAAATCATGCCCAACTTATGTTAAACCCATAGCAACTTCATATTCTCATATCAAAATGTCAACTATATATTGCAACACTTGAGAAAATGGAATACAACTAACTCTTCCATGTTTTCCTGCATAAGTGTCTATCATTCTCAATGTGCTTTGTTTTGTTGGTTACTGGGTCGTTCACTATACTAATAACTCATTGATTTTCACAATGTTTCGAAAAAAAACTAATCTAAGCCACCTTATCTCATATATTCCATGAGCCTTGAATATGTATTCTTCTGCTGTGTAATTCTTAGTAAACCCACTTTGCTTTTTGTTTCTCTTGGTTAGTCTTAGCTCcgccataaaaatttaaattaaccCTGAATGAGGACCAAACTATGGGTTTGGTGATACCTTGATTTTTTTAGATATCTATCAAACTTTTGGATAGAGGATTTGGTGATTGTTGTAAGCTATGGACATTTTTTTCAGTTTGCAGACTTTCTATCTAAACTTCTGATCAAAACCTGGTGGTAGGTACATCCATGCAAACTTTCTCCACCAGGTCTCCATTAAGGATACATGGCACATATTTAACTGATAGAAGGTCAGACCGTCAGACAGAAATCAGGACACTGATATCTAGAAATTTTCAGTACAAACAAAAAATTAGGAATGATTATTTGGCAAGTGTCTGTTAGTTTTGGAAAAACTTGAGCATTCTTGACTATTGAATAAGTGAAGAGGCAGTAATAAAGCCGAGGAATTTATACGTGTTGTAAGTTGGTTGTTTGCTGTTGAAATCTATCATGTGCGTAGTCAGTGATTAAATTCTGTGCAGGAAATTTTTTGTTGGTGCCTGGTGCAACCGTCGCAACTATACTTATGCTTGGTGCTCTTCATGCCCGTCGGCTTTACGATGATAAAATGGTATGTTTGTTCATAAAAATGTAAACTTTGAATTTTTTCTACCCCCACATTTAAGCATCCAGTCATGGTTCATGAAATGTTGGGTTGATGTTCTATGAGGATGACGTGTCATTGTACAAtgtttaacaaaataaatacacGAGAGATGATTTACTGTTTGGCATGGGTGGGAGCACATGAGAAAAAATGATTAAGCAGAGTAGGGTGGGCACTCTTTGGTTCTGAAGTATATGTTGATTTTTTCTTGTTAAGTGTATCCCTTTTAGTTTCATCTAGGCAAAAGCCTTGTCCTTTCTTCGCCAGAAGTTTCAAATGAGTTTCACTTATTTCCTAGATGAatgaaatattgaaaataaggtTTCATACTAGTGTTATCATTCAATGCATGTTGGTTTTGAATTGTCAAAATAATGAATAAGATTCTACTGCGTCGGTGGCGAAGCATATTCAGAAAAAGTAACAAAACGATAAATCACCGGGGCACTTTTTTCTCTCTACAACTATCTTGTATGTTTTATAAATGTTTTAGTATCTTGGCAGATTAGACTCATTTTAAATTGtcatggtttttttttattgcgAACGACATTTTGTACATTGGTCATAGAAATCTATTTATCTTGGTGGTccgttatttttattttattttattttctgaagcacctttattgttaatttttgttgtatattttaaaagttgtatattttaaaagttgtatattttaaaagaaatgcTACGTTTCCTCAAATGTCACTCTTTAGTATGTTAGACCACATGTTTCACCTTTCGTTTAACATATCAACTATTGCTACAATAGCTTTGATATTTTCAACTAATCATAGCATTTTATCCACCATTATGAAAAACTGTTCATTCAATGATTTgtgtttaatatattttccCTGATACTGGAGGAACAGATTGAAGAGGCAAGGGAGAAAGGAGTTGAATTGGAGTTTCGCCCTGATGCTAAGGTAAACTTTATGCTTAGTTCGGGTTTAGATATTATTGGCTGTAATTATTCTTTATCATGTCACTCTTCTTGTTGTTGATAGGCTAAATTCTTGAGATTGCTACCTCTGCGCTCTATTTCAAGATTTTGGGGCTCCTTGACTAGCATGGTGAGTTTCTTGACATTTCGATTATCGATTATGTTATGAATTAATAATAACATGCGAAAGAATCCTGACTAGGAACTTCCCATCTGGCTGCGACCATATGTATATAAAGCATGGGCTCGTGCGTTTCACTCTAGTATGATTTCTCATTGTATAGTTATTGACATTCTATGGAATCTTGATTTATGGGTTATTTTCTCGATAAGCTTTGTAGTAGTATGCTGAACTCTTGTGTTTGTAATTCAGAATTGGAAGAGGTTCAGCTACCTTTAGAGGAGTATGCTTCTCTAAAGGATTTTTTTGTTCGCATGTTGAAAGAGGGCTCAAGACCCATTGATTCTGATCCATATTGTCTGGTAACTGGTAACAAGGCTCTtgcatttttttcctttctattTCCCCTCAGCAAtttataaatttcttttttgCTGTATATTGTTATTTTGTAGGTCAGTCCTGTAGATGGCACTGTCATGAGATTTGGTGAGTTAACAGGACCAGGTGCAATGATTGAGCAAGTAAAAGGATTTTCTTATTCCGCTTCTTCACTTATTGGTGCGAACTCGCATCTTCCAATGCTTGCTGCAGAAGATATTGATCAAGAAAATGGTGAGGAATGTATAGAGAGAGTTGAGAAGCGGAAGTCGTGGTGGAGAGTTTCCTTGGCTTCTCCTAAAGTTAGAAATATGTCGTCGTTACTGTAAGGAATTAAATTGTGTACTGCAACACTAGTATCTAAATATATTAATGATCATATTAACTTCtagttaattttaattttttagctAAAACTTCTATGTATCATTGGCTTGTGCCCGAACACATGTTCCTCATCTTAACATTGCTTTGAGAAAGAGTTGAATGTCTAATTTGCATCATTCATACTGAGTAAGATATAAACCGCAATGTGACTGCTTGTACCATTCTCATAACATTGTCAAATCTGATGCAAGTGGATGATTAAGTGCTGCCACTCTATCGACTTATTACACTCATCCTTATTGTAATATTAGAGTCTCATAATGATCAATGatgattttaattatcatgTTTCATTGTTCCTGCAATAAGAAATTCAATCGAGGATTGTCAACTTATTAGTTGATTCTTATAGATGTAATAAGAAAGTGGTGATTTATATACTGGCTCGACCTTCCTCAGTGTACCTCTGTTTTAATCAATATCAGGGGTTGATCTTGATTTATTTGTTGTTTGTAAAGAGAAGAGATGATTTAGAATTATAGAATTGTAAAAATTGACTTGACTCTGTTCTGTTTTCTTTCAATGCAGACCAATGAAAGGCCTCTTTTACTGTGTGATTTACTTGAATCCTGGAGATTACCACCGGATACACTCTCCAGTTGATTGGAATATTCTTGTCCGTCGGCATTTTAAAGGTGATGCCTACCGGGGATTCATTATTCTGTTGATTATTGACATTGATATGTATGAGATTCTTGACCTCATTATCTAATCTGGTGTTCACATTCCATGCTGCTTTAATGCATGGGGATATAAAACTATATTACATGCAGAATGGTATCCATATGAGTTATGAGTTATTGCCTCTCTCTTAATCCTTTCACTGCTATATGGAAAATACTGAATGCACACTAGCATGCATAAACAAGTAGTCACTGTCAAATAGCATAAAACCAAGAAAAAGTTGCTGCAAAAACgtgaataaaaattatcatttgGTCTTGTTGATGTGTGTCCTAAAAGCATTGCCTATTCCAACGGTCTAAACTATCCTGGAAAGTTATCATTGAAATTCTGAACTCGTATAGGTTTCAGTCTTATTTATTCCAGGGATGGTATTGGGGGTTGAACATGCAGCTGATCTAATGATGCTGGATTTAAAGTAGAATTTTAGTGTCTTTGAGAGTTTAAATAGGGGCAACTTGTTGCTTTGATTGGAAATAGTTGTTGAAATAACAGATCTAGAATTTGTATATGGCTTTTGAATCGTTTACAACTTCTTCATTACATTAACTACGTGAAAGCTTGAACTTTCTTGAGCTCTTAACCCTTTTCCATGTAGGTAATCTTTTTCCA
This region of Primulina huaijiensis isolate GDHJ02 unplaced genomic scaffold, ASM1229523v2 scaffold42769, whole genome shotgun sequence genomic DNA includes:
- the LOC140969760 gene encoding phosphatidylserine decarboxylase proenzyme 1, mitochondrial isoform X2, encoding MKWRDSRVFAFPNCNRIYQLHRFRFATFLRKVQPAQARVSAGGARNGSSSQGNFLLVPGATVATILMLGALHARRLYDDKMIEEAREKGVELEFRPDAKAKFLRLLPLRSISRFWGSLTSMELPIWLRPYVYKAWARAFHSKLEEVQLPLEEYASLKDFFVRMLKEGSRPIDSDPYCLVSPVDGTVMRFGELTGPGAMIEQVKGFSYSASSLIGANSHLPMLAAEDIDQENGEECIERVEKRKSWWRVSLASPKVRNMSSLLPMKGLFYCVIYLNPGDYHRIHSPVDWNILVRRHFKGNLFPVNERAARTIRNLYVENERVVLEGHWREGYMAMAAVGATNIGSIEH
- the LOC140969762 gene encoding transcription factor MYB114-like: MGSEDGGKSGSVSSVNKGAWTAEEDRKLSYYIEKHGPKKWKSVANKSGLNRCGKSCRLRWLNYLKPDIKRGNISDAEDDLILRLHRLLGNRWSLIARRIPGRTDNEIKNYWNSHLSKKAKLMEKLPALPITHSCLGNDQNSMESCCDHARDEEETCSGSCEPSVEGTCGLEWVKFILELEGDA
- the LOC140969760 gene encoding phosphatidylserine decarboxylase proenzyme 1, mitochondrial isoform X1 translates to MKWRDSRVFAFPNCNRIYQLHRFRFATFLRKVQPAQARVSAGGARNGSSSQGNFLLVPGATVATILMLGALHARRLYDDKMIEEAREKGVELEFRPDAKAKFLRLLPLRSISRFWGSLTSMELPIWLRPYVYKAWARAFHSKLEEVQLPLEEYASLKDFFVRMLKEGSRPIDSDPYCLVSPVDGTVMRFGELTGPGAMIEQVKGFSYSASSLIGANSHLPMLAAEDIDQENGEECIERVEKRKSWWRVSLASPKVRNMSSLLPMKGLFYCVIYLNPGDYHRIHSPVDWNILVRRHFKGNLFPVNERAARTIRNLYVENERVVLEGHWREGYMAMAAVGATNIGSIELFIEPRLRTNHPHKKLLHSEPPDERLYEPEGMGVALKKGDELAAFNMGSTVVLVFQAPNSQYSTDRDGLLDFKFCVKRGDRIHMGEALGRWHDGKY